The nucleotide window CATCAAAATCAGCAAATGCTTTTCTGTATCCCTGTCTTTTTTTGAGTATAGTCAGCCAGGAAAGACCTGCCTGCGAACTTTCAAGTATAATAAATTCAAAGAGCTTTTTATCATCATGTACCGGCACTGCCCATTCCTCATCATGGTATTTGATATATGCCGGATCACTTGTTACCCATCCGCATCGTTTCATTTTAATTCCTTATGTTTGTCAATGGTTTTATTCTAATAGCTTGTGTGGTTATGCTATATTCTTTTTGAAAAATAAACACATTGTTTGAAGAACTGACACATCCGGATCTGGTATTTCTGTTTGGTTGCTCGCAACAAAACATGAAAGTTATAGTTTGGGTTTTAGAAATGTTTATTATCAAGCAGATTCAAGCCCTGACATCCTGAATTAAATTGTTTTTGCAAATAATTGAATTGGTATGATATAGGAATTTAAAATATCGCAAACAGGAGTTTCCAGATAATGACTGAAAAACTTGATTATGAAGTATTGGAAAAGCGCATTCAGGAACTGGAAAAGGAAAATTCCACCTTGCGTCTCTTTAAATTCGCAATTGATAACCTGTCTGATTCCAGGTGTGCCATCGTCAACAGGGACTGTCGTTTTGAAACGGTGAGCAAAGGGTATTATGAGGCATTTAACAAGAATGCCGACCAGATTGCTGGAAAACACATCAGCGAAATACTGGGCAATCAGATGTTTAAAACCATTGTTAAGCCTAATTTTGACAAGGCGTTAGCGGGTGAAATTGTTAATTTTTCAGGCTGGTTTGATTTGCCGGGCGGCAAAAAAAAATTTATGGATATTCAATATTTTCCTGTTTACAGTGGGGATCAAATAAATTCTGTTGCAATTTTAGTTCATGATCTTACCCGGATCAAGAAGGCCGAAGGATTATTGCGTGAAAGTGAGGCTAATCTTATAAAAGCCCAGCAAATTGCCCATATCGGAAACTGGAATTGGGATATGACAGAAGACAGGATATCATGCTCCAAAGAGTTTTATAGGATTTTGGGTATAGTTCCTGAATGTTTTTGTCCAACCTATGAAGGCTATATGAAATATGTCCATCCTGAAGATCTTGAGATGTTTCAATATTCCGTTAAAAAAGCTTTAACAGAGACAAAGTCCAAAACTATAAAATATCGCATTGTCCGGCCGTATGGCATTATCAGGACTGTCCATGAACGGGCTGAGGTTACGGTTGATTCTGCAGGCAATCCAATTAATGTTTTTGGAACAATTCAGGACATCACAGAGCAGGTTCAGGTTGAAGAACAATACCAGACAATTCTCAAGCTGGCTATTGACGGGTTCTGTCTTGTTGACAAACAGGGGCAATTGTTTGATGTAAACGATTCGTATTGCAAAATGCTGGGGTATGAGCGAGATGAACTCCTGAAGTTGAGTATTTCAGATATTGACGTTGTTCAAACATTGGAACAAAGAGTTCAGCAGTGTAAAAAAATCATTAAAACCGGTCAGGACCGCTTTGAAACAAAACACAGATGCAAAGATGGAACACTCATTGATGTTGAGATAAACACCCAGTACTCAGATATGAAAAAAGGGATGTTTATTTGTTTTATACGGGATATTACAGAAAAAAATAAAATTCGTGAAGCGCTTAAAAAAGGTGAAATACGCTATCGAAACCTGTTTGAGGGTGCGCCGGTGATGTATGCGATAATTAAAAACCAAAAAGAGTCGACAATTATTACGGACTGCAATAAACAATTTTTGACTACATTGGGATACAGCCGCTCCGAGGTGATCGGAAAATCCATATCTGAGTTTTACACTCAAGAATCACAAAAAAAATTAATCAAGGAAGAGAGCTTCAGGCGGTCTATGGAAAACAATTTCACCGCTTCAGAAAGGGAACTGATTGGTTCTGACGGACGGATCATCAATACTTTGATTCAAGCCGTGCCTGAATATGATGTACAAGGAAATATAATCGGAGGCCGTTCCATGTATATTGATACAACTTCCCAGAAAAGGGCGGAAGAACAGCTAAGAGAAAACCACGAATTGCTCCTGATGATTGTTGACGGAATTTCAGACCCCTTGATGATGGTGGATGAAAAAATGAATCTGATGATGATGAATGCTGCGGCGGAAAATTATTTTAAAAAAAACAATGAGACTTGTCTGGGCCGAAAATGTTACCAGGTATTCAAGATGCGCCAAAGTCTGTGTGAAGGTTGCAAACTGGCCAAGGCAATTTCAAAGGGCCGGCAGAAGAGTTTTGAAAGAAAAGGCCTGATGAACCCTGAAAAGCTTGAAAGAGTTTGTGTATATCCTGTCAGGAAGAAAGGGGATAACATAAGGACGGCTATTCTCAGGATAAGTGACATTACAAGGGTAAAGCGAATAGAAAAAGAATTGATCCAGGCTGATAAGATGATTTCACTGGGGGTTCTGGTGTCAGGTGTAGCACATGAAATCAACAATCCCAATCATCTTATCATGTTGAATACCCCTATCTTGTGGGAAGCATGGGAAGATATTGTTCCGGTTGTGGAAAAATATTATCATCAAAATGGTGATTTCAGTCTTGCCGGCGTCTTGTATAGCGAGATGAGGGACGAAATTCCCTTGTTGTTTGCCGCAATAAAAGAGGGTGCGGTAAGAATTCAGCGGATTGTTCAGGACCTGAAAGATTTTTCCCGGCAGGATGATACCCATATGGACCAGCTTGTAAATATCAATCAGGTTATTGAAAATTCCATTCGGCTGACTGAAAATCTTATTAAAAAACACACGGAACATTTCAAAATTGAATACAGTCAAAACCTGCCAATGGTCATGGGGGATCAGCAAAAGCTTGAACAAGTTATGATAAACCTTATCCAGAATGCCTGCCAGGCCGTTTCAGATAAGAAAAAAGCAATTTTTATAACCTCATTTTTTGATGAAAAAAAAGCAATGATTGAGGTTGAAGTGCGGGATGAAGGCGTGGGGATTCCTCAAGAGATGCTTGATCGTATCATGGATCCTTTTTTTACCACAAAGCGAAGTAAAGGAGGGACAGGCCTTGGCCTGGCTGTATCATCAAACATTGTCAAATCTTTTGGCGGAAAAATAGAGGTGGAAAGTGATCTTGGTAAGGGATCGGTTTTCAAGATTTTCATACCCACAAGAAAGTTTGAATATCCTGTTAAAATCCTTGTGGCGGATGATGATCCTTTTTTCAGAGAATATCTCCATAAAGCTCTTGGGGAAACTGAACGTTATTCTCTCCGGGAGGCTGTTAACGGGAAAGAGGCGTTTTTAAAAATAGGCCAGGAGTTGCCGGATCTTTTTATTCTTGATATTCAAATGCCGGATATGGATGGGCTGGATGTTTGCCGGTTGCTCAAAGAGAAATCCGAACTTTCGGATATCAAAGTGATTATTATTACCGGATTTCCTGAATCTTTTATAGTGGATGAAATCGTAAAAATGGGATTTGATAAGATATTGGCCAAACCGTTTACCATTATAGAGTTAAAAAAAACAATAGAAAAGGTTATGGAGGTTGAATAATGAAGGCATCTCTTTTTCCTCTCAATCCAATTTTGCTGGTGGATGACGAGCCTGATATCCTCAGGGGATATAAAATGACATTAGGGTCTGCCGGTATAAATAATCTTGTGTTGTGCCGTGACAGCAGGGATGTTATTCCAATCCTGCTGGAAAATAAAATTGAAGTGATCCTGCTGGATTTGATCATGCCCAATATTTCCGGTTATGAGCTTTTATCCATGATAGCCGATGATTTCCCTGATATACCGGTAATTATTATTACGGGAAACAACAAAGTTGACATGGCTGTCCAGTGTATGAAAACAGGCACCTTTGATTATATGCTCAAGCCCATTGAAAAAAATCGCCTGATATCAGGCGTAAAGCGTGCCATTGAAATCAGAGGGCTTCAAGATGAGAACCGGTTGCTCAAAGAACATATTCTTTCAGGAGAACTGAAGAATCCTGATGCATTTTCAGATATTAAAACACAAAACAGGGCTATGCTGGGCCTGTTTCAATATGCCGAGTCCATCGCTAAAAGTCACCAGCCTGTAATGATTACCGGAGAAACCGGAGTTGGCAAAGAACTCATGGCAAGGGCTATTCACAAACTCAGTTATCGCAATGGCGCTCTTATCACAATAAATGCTGCAGGAATTGATGACAATGCTTTTTCAGATACATTGTTCGGGCATGTAAACGGTGCATTTACAGGTGCTGACAAGGCTCGAAAAGGGATGGTTGAAAACGCCTTTGGGGGCACTTTGTTTCTGGATGAGATCGGTGATCTGAGTCCTGATTCCCAGGTGAAACTTTTAAGGCTTTTGCAAGAGCGTGAATATTTTCCCCTGGGAGCTGATTTGCCTAAAATAGCAGATGTGAAAATTATTGTTGCCACGAATCGTGACCTTTCGGCATTGCAGGAATCAGGCGGATTTCGTAAGGATCTGTATTACAGGATTTGTTCTCATCACCTTGACATTCCTCCTCTTCGTGAACGTTTGGATGACTTGCCCCTGCTGGTTGACTATTTTGTTGAAAAGGCAGCTCTGGAATTTGATAAAAAAATACCTTCGTGGCCGTTAGAGTTGATTACCCTGTTATCCAATTATCATTTTCCCGGCAACGTAAGGGAAATCAAATCCATGATCTATGATGCCGTTGCAGGTCATAAATCAAAGATCATGTCTCTTGAACGTTTTGAAGTCTATATCAAGAAAAATTCATCTGTTGACGGCATTGCAACTGAACAGTCTTTTGCTAAGCATGACATAGGGCTTTTCGGGTTCAAATCAATTCCTACTCTGGATCAGGCAACCCGCCTTCTTTTTTTGGAATCCATGAAACGAACCGGCAATAATAAAACCATGGCTGCCAGGTTATTAGGGATATCACGGCAGCGGTTAGGCCGGTATTTAAAAAATATTTCCAAATAAAATTTAATATTACTTGTTTCTTGGCTTTGTTTCACATTTGCGAAACAAAAGAGTGTAACGTTTTGTAACTTAGGGTTATGGTGTAACAAGTTGTTTGATGTTCTGTCTATCAAGGGTTTTGGCGGGCAACCCATCAAATATGTTATAAAACGAAACACCCTTTTAATCTTATTCGATCTGGTTGTTCTTTTTTATATTGTTTTGACATAACAGTTGCTTATAATCTCAAATATTACTTGGTACGGTATTTGCATTTATTTCATCCGTTTGTGTTATGTGTAACACCAAAATTTTTAAAATGCTAATTTTGAAATACTATTATGGATACAAGGCTCAGTTCATTAATTTGTGATGTTAACAATGGAAAAGGAGAACATTAAAAATGGCAACGTTGTTGAAAAAAATGGACCAGGCAATTCAAACCACAACAATTCAAACTGGTAAATACCTTACATTTACTTTGCAAAATGAAGAGTATGGGATTGGGATTCTCAAAGTTAAGGAGATCATTGGGATGATGCCCATCACATCTGTTCCAAGAACCCCGGAATTTGTAAAAGGTGTTGTCAACCTGAGAGGCAAGGTTATCCCTGTCATTGATCTCAGGGTTAAGTTCAGCATGGAATCAATTGATTATTCGGAACGTACATGCATTATTGTGGTGGAAGTTGATTCGGAATCAGGGACTATCCTTCTCGGAATTGTTGTTGATGCTGTATCGGAAGTGTTGAATATTAAGGAGCAGGAGATTGAAGAAACCCCGGCATTCGGCACCCGTCTGAACACGGAATATATTCTGGGCATGGCTAAAATGGAAGGCGGGGTCAAGATTTTGCTTGATATTGATAAAGTTCTCAATCCACAGGAAATCCAAGGGCTTGGTAAAACCGTTTAATCTATAGTTGTATTGATGTGAACTGACCGAATTTGTTACCATTTTGAATATTTAATCAACGGAGTGAAAAATGTTTAAAAACATGAGGGTAGGAACAAAGATTGTGAGTGGTTTTTTTGTAGGCATTCTTTTATCAGTTATTCTTGGTGTTACAGGTGTCTATAATATCAGTAAAATCGGTAAAGTTGTTAACCGGCTGGCAACACAGGGAATTCCTGAAGCGTCTGCCGTGATTGAGACTGAGCGGGCAACCTGGAATACACTTGTTATGTCATATGAATTTGGTTTAAAACAGGATGAAAAAAGCAGACAAGAATGGTTCTCTTACAGTGAAGAAATAAACAAAGGCCTTGATAAACTTGTTCCCTTGGCTACGGCTTTGGATCATAAAGAAATATTAAAGGCAGTTGATGAAATTAAAAATATGCTGGGGGATTACTCAAAAAGCAGTGAAGAATACACATCCCTGGCCCTGGAAAATAAAGAAATCGAAAACCAGCTGAAACCGTGTGCATCCATTACTGATAAACAATGGACTGATTATATTGAAGATCAGCATATCAAAATTGAAAAAGCTCTTGCAAACAAGGATGTTGAAGATGTAATGACAAGGGTTTTAAAGATAAAAACCGCCAATGAGGGTATGAATACATTTGATGATGTACTGAAAAGCCAATTTTTATATTCTCTTTACCAGCAGGGTGAACATGCCCTGGCAATAAAGGCAAGCATGGATAAACTGATTGCCATTACTAAGGATGTGATTAAAATTTCTGCAGATCCGGTAGATATTAAAAGAATCGAGACTGTGCTTTCGGTTGAGGAAAAAGCATATAAGCTGTTGGGCAGTTGGCTGCAAAACAAGAAAAAACAGGCAGATCTTTTGGCCAGCTTGGATAAGAATGCAAGGGCAATTATCAAGCTTACAACGAAAACAGCATTGGAGGCGGACAAAACTGCCTATGACATGGGAATGAAAACTACAGGGCTTGTCTCAAATGTCAGGATTCTGCTTGCTGTCATTTTAGTATGTGCTGTCATCATTGGATTGGGGTTGGCTATTTTTATCACTCGTGGTATCACCAAACCATTAAATATTGTTATTAACGGGTTGCAGGAAGGGGCGGATCAGGTTTCTTCCGCTTCAACACAGGTTTCATCTTCAAGCCAGTCTCTTGCCGAAGGTGCTTCCCAACAGGCTGCTTCCATTGAAGAGACTTCTTCATCAATGGAGGAAATGTCTTCAATGACAAAGAAAAATGCTGAAAATTCAAGTCATGCTGATCATCTTATGAAAGAAGGGGCTCAAGGGGTAAAAATTGCCAATGAATCCATGGATCAACTCATCCGATCTATGGAAGATATTTCAAAGGCAAGTGAAGAGACTTCTAAAATTATAAAAACCATAGATGAAATAGCGTTCCAAACCAATTTACTTGCGTTAAATGCAGCAGTTGAAGCGGCCCGGGCAGGAGAAGCAGGCGCAGGATTCGCAGTTGTTGCAGATGAAGTCAGAAATCTTGCCATGAGAGCTGCCGATGCTGCAAAAAATACAGCCGAGCTTATTGATGGCACGGTTAAAAAGATAAATGAAGGGTCAAGGCTGGTTTCAACCACCAATGAAGCTTTTTTCAAGGTCGCTGAAAGTGCAGGCAAGGTGGGGGATCTGGTTGCTGAAATTTCAGGTGCATCAGATGAACAGGCAAAAGGTATTGAACAGGTAAATACAGCCATTGCCGAAATGGACAAGATTGTTCAGCAGAATGCAGCCAATGCTGAAGAATCCGCCTCTGCATCCGAAGAGATGAGTGCTCAGGCAGAGCAGCTTAAAGAATTTGTCGCAGATCTTGTTATGATGACAAACGGTGGAAAAGAACAGGGGGCACACAGCGTTTCCAAAAGAAAAACAACTATTTATACTTCCCATCCAAACCCGGCAAGTCAAAATAAAAAACTGGCATATAAAAGAGATGAGATCAGACCGGATCAGGTAATTCCTTTTGATGATGACGACGATTTTAGGGATTTTTAATCAAATTTATTATAGTATGATATTGGACCCCGTGTTTCATACAAAGAAGCATTGAAAGTATTATACTCGGGTATTTAAAAATTTAAGATAGGGTGTTATAAAATAAAATAAATATTTTGGCAGTGACGGAGATTTAATAAGGGGTGATATCATATTCAACTTACTGTGGGAGATAAAATGTAATGACCCAAAATACTGTTCTTGATATAACCTCTGGAAAGTCGACTGCAGGATCATTTAGAATTATTATTCCGTTGTGTCTTACATTTGTTTTGTTTACCGTGAGTATTTTTTTTATTTTTGTTCCTTCATTGAAAAAAAATATGATGGATCAGGAAAAGGAGATGCTCCGTGAATTGAATGACAGCAGTGTAAGTTTGACCTGTAGCTTGCTGTTAGAGTATGATCAGAGTGTTATATCAGGAGAACTGACCCTTCAAGATGCTCAAAGCAGGGCGAAAAAACGTATTCGAAATTTGCGTTACGGCCCTGAAGATCAAGATTATTTCTGGATAATTGATATGCAGCACAGGGTACTCATGCATCCTTTTCTGCCCGATATTGAAGAAAAAAACTGTAAGGATTTTGTTGATTCCAACGGTAGATATTTTGTTGCTGAATTTGTAAAGACTGCCGAACAAAAAGGTTCCGGTTATGTTGAGTATACATGGCAATGGAAAGATGATTCGGCAAAGATAGTTCCGAAAATTTCTTATGTAAAGCTGTTTGAGCCTTGGGGCTGGGTTATAGGAACCGCTGTGTATGTGGATGGAATAGATTCTGAAATACGATTTATCACCCAGCGGTTATTTAAAATTTTTACAGGGATATTGATCATTGTCTTGATTTTATCTTTTTATGGCAGTTCCCAGGCTGTGAAGATTGACAAAAAACGCTCTATAGCGGAAAAAGCCCATCGTCTGGATACCTTGCGCTTTGAAAAACTCAGGGAATTGAATCAGATGGCAGAGGCTTCCCTGGAAGAATTGATCGGCTTTGCCCTTGCAGAAGCGATTGAGTTGACTTTTAGCAGTATCGGATACCTGGTATTCTTAAATGATGATGAAATCGGGATTTCCCTGTATACCTGGTCAAAGGGTGTTTTGGAGGAATGTCGTATAAAGGACAAAGAAAGTCTATATTATGAGGAACAAAAAAAAGGATGTAAGGAAGCTGTCAGACAAAGAAAAGCCGTCATTATCAATGAGGTTCAAAACCTCGGGTATGATAAAGGCAAAGAACTTGCGGACGGTCATGTAAACATAATACGGTATATGCATGTTCCTGTGTTTGATGGCAAAAAGATAGTTGCCGTTGCAGGGGTGGGCAATAAAATTGAGAATTATGATATGTCGGATGTCCGTCAATTGAACCTGTTAATGGATGGTATGTGGAAAATGATTCAGCGCAAACGCTCCGAGGTTGCATTGCGGGAAAGTGAACAACGTTATCGGTTGCTTACGGAAAATGCCAGTGACAATATCTGGACTTTGTGCTTATCGGATATGCGTATTTTATATGTCAGCCCTTCTGTAGAGAATATTCTGGGATATACTCCTGAACAGATTAAGGAGCTTCAGTTCAAGGATTATATGACTGAAGATTCTTTGAACAAGATGTTCATGGTCGTTGCCGAAGAATTGAAAAAAGAAGAACAGCCGGGTGCAGACCCTAAACGGTCCAGGGTAATCCAGCTGGAGCAGATCAAAAAAGACGGATCAAAGATATGGACGGAAATTACGGCAAGCTTTTTACGGGATGAAGCAGGAAAGGCCTACGGGATAATTGGGGTCACCCGGGATATTAATGAGCGAAGATACATGGAGCGGCAAATTCAGCAATCGCAGAAGATGGAGGCGATTGGAACATTGGCAGGTGGTATTGCCCATGATTTTAATAATATCCTGTCGTCTGTTTTAGGGTTTACAGAGCTCGCAAAAATGATGTGTGACGGGAATCCGGAACTTGAAAAACATCTGGACAAGGTTTTCAGCGCCGGTATCAGGGCCAGGGACCTGGTCAAGCATATACTGGTATTCAGCCGTGAACAGGATGTTCACAGGGATTCTATACTTATAGTTCCCCTTATCAAAGAGTGTTTGAAATTTATCAGGGCTTCCGTGCCCAGAAGCATTGATATTATCCAGGATCTTCATGCCTCGGATTGCACGGTATTAGCCGATCCTACCCAGATCCATCAGGTTATTATGAATTTGTGCATCAATGCGGCCCATTCCATGAAAGGCGAGGATGGACTGCTTGAGGTGTGTCTGAAAGCTGTTGAAATCCGGAACAGGGACATACTTCACGCCAAAGAACTGAAACCGGGCAAGTATCTTAAATTAACGGTTTCAGATTCCGGGTGCGGGATCCCGAAATCTGATATCGGCAGAATTTTTGAACCGTTTTTTACGACAAAAAAGCGGGGTGATGGTACTGGAATGGGGCTTTCTATTGTTCACGGCATTGTAAAGGATATGGGGGGTGCAATTTCCGTATACAGTGAACTGGGCAAGGGCACAACTTTTCAGCTGTTGTTTCCGGTACACCGGGACAAGGCAATGGAAAAGATTTCTTTAAGGCCTTTTTTGATAAAGGGAACGGGCAGAATCCTTCTGGTGGATGATGAGGAAAATATTGTTATTTCAGGCCGGCAGATATTGATGAAAATGGGATATGAGGTAGTCGGCTTAACGGACAGCCTGGAAGCCCTTGAAGTTTTTAAAAAAGAACCCCATGCATTTGATCTGGTTTTAACAGATGTGACAATGCCTAAAATGACAGGTATTGAGTTGTCAAAAGAGATCATAAAGATCAGACAGGATATTCCCATTGTGCTGTGTACAGGTTTCAGTGAAGGATTAACATCAAGTATGGTTGAGAATATCGGT belongs to Desulfobacula toluolica Tol2 and includes:
- a CDS encoding sigma-54-dependent transcriptional regulator, whose product is MKASLFPLNPILLVDDEPDILRGYKMTLGSAGINNLVLCRDSRDVIPILLENKIEVILLDLIMPNISGYELLSMIADDFPDIPVIIITGNNKVDMAVQCMKTGTFDYMLKPIEKNRLISGVKRAIEIRGLQDENRLLKEHILSGELKNPDAFSDIKTQNRAMLGLFQYAESIAKSHQPVMITGETGVGKELMARAIHKLSYRNGALITINAAGIDDNAFSDTLFGHVNGAFTGADKARKGMVENAFGGTLFLDEIGDLSPDSQVKLLRLLQEREYFPLGADLPKIADVKIIVATNRDLSALQESGGFRKDLYYRICSHHLDIPPLRERLDDLPLLVDYFVEKAALEFDKKIPSWPLELITLLSNYHFPGNVREIKSMIYDAVAGHKSKIMSLERFEVYIKKNSSVDGIATEQSFAKHDIGLFGFKSIPTLDQATRLLFLESMKRTGNNKTMAARLLGISRQRLGRYLKNISK
- a CDS encoding chemotaxis protein CheW, whose amino-acid sequence is MATLLKKMDQAIQTTTIQTGKYLTFTLQNEEYGIGILKVKEIIGMMPITSVPRTPEFVKGVVNLRGKVIPVIDLRVKFSMESIDYSERTCIIVVEVDSESGTILLGIVVDAVSEVLNIKEQEIEETPAFGTRLNTEYILGMAKMEGGVKILLDIDKVLNPQEIQGLGKTV
- a CDS encoding PAS domain S-box protein, coding for MTEKLDYEVLEKRIQELEKENSTLRLFKFAIDNLSDSRCAIVNRDCRFETVSKGYYEAFNKNADQIAGKHISEILGNQMFKTIVKPNFDKALAGEIVNFSGWFDLPGGKKKFMDIQYFPVYSGDQINSVAILVHDLTRIKKAEGLLRESEANLIKAQQIAHIGNWNWDMTEDRISCSKEFYRILGIVPECFCPTYEGYMKYVHPEDLEMFQYSVKKALTETKSKTIKYRIVRPYGIIRTVHERAEVTVDSAGNPINVFGTIQDITEQVQVEEQYQTILKLAIDGFCLVDKQGQLFDVNDSYCKMLGYERDELLKLSISDIDVVQTLEQRVQQCKKIIKTGQDRFETKHRCKDGTLIDVEINTQYSDMKKGMFICFIRDITEKNKIREALKKGEIRYRNLFEGAPVMYAIIKNQKESTIITDCNKQFLTTLGYSRSEVIGKSISEFYTQESQKKLIKEESFRRSMENNFTASERELIGSDGRIINTLIQAVPEYDVQGNIIGGRSMYIDTTSQKRAEEQLRENHELLLMIVDGISDPLMMVDEKMNLMMMNAAAENYFKKNNETCLGRKCYQVFKMRQSLCEGCKLAKAISKGRQKSFERKGLMNPEKLERVCVYPVRKKGDNIRTAILRISDITRVKRIEKELIQADKMISLGVLVSGVAHEINNPNHLIMLNTPILWEAWEDIVPVVEKYYHQNGDFSLAGVLYSEMRDEIPLLFAAIKEGAVRIQRIVQDLKDFSRQDDTHMDQLVNINQVIENSIRLTENLIKKHTEHFKIEYSQNLPMVMGDQQKLEQVMINLIQNACQAVSDKKKAIFITSFFDEKKAMIEVEVRDEGVGIPQEMLDRIMDPFFTTKRSKGGTGLGLAVSSNIVKSFGGKIEVESDLGKGSVFKIFIPTRKFEYPVKILVADDDPFFREYLHKALGETERYSLREAVNGKEAFLKIGQELPDLFILDIQMPDMDGLDVCRLLKEKSELSDIKVIIITGFPESFIVDEIVKMGFDKILAKPFTIIELKKTIEKVMEVE
- a CDS encoding methyl-accepting chemotaxis protein; this encodes MFKNMRVGTKIVSGFFVGILLSVILGVTGVYNISKIGKVVNRLATQGIPEASAVIETERATWNTLVMSYEFGLKQDEKSRQEWFSYSEEINKGLDKLVPLATALDHKEILKAVDEIKNMLGDYSKSSEEYTSLALENKEIENQLKPCASITDKQWTDYIEDQHIKIEKALANKDVEDVMTRVLKIKTANEGMNTFDDVLKSQFLYSLYQQGEHALAIKASMDKLIAITKDVIKISADPVDIKRIETVLSVEEKAYKLLGSWLQNKKKQADLLASLDKNARAIIKLTTKTALEADKTAYDMGMKTTGLVSNVRILLAVILVCAVIIGLGLAIFITRGITKPLNIVINGLQEGADQVSSASTQVSSSSQSLAEGASQQAASIEETSSSMEEMSSMTKKNAENSSHADHLMKEGAQGVKIANESMDQLIRSMEDISKASEETSKIIKTIDEIAFQTNLLALNAAVEAARAGEAGAGFAVVADEVRNLAMRAADAAKNTAELIDGTVKKINEGSRLVSTTNEAFFKVAESAGKVGDLVAEISGASDEQAKGIEQVNTAIAEMDKIVQQNAANAEESASASEEMSAQAEQLKEFVADLVMMTNGGKEQGAHSVSKRKTTIYTSHPNPASQNKKLAYKRDEIRPDQVIPFDDDDDFRDF
- a CDS encoding cache domain-containing protein, translating into MTQNTVLDITSGKSTAGSFRIIIPLCLTFVLFTVSIFFIFVPSLKKNMMDQEKEMLRELNDSSVSLTCSLLLEYDQSVISGELTLQDAQSRAKKRIRNLRYGPEDQDYFWIIDMQHRVLMHPFLPDIEEKNCKDFVDSNGRYFVAEFVKTAEQKGSGYVEYTWQWKDDSAKIVPKISYVKLFEPWGWVIGTAVYVDGIDSEIRFITQRLFKIFTGILIIVLILSFYGSSQAVKIDKKRSIAEKAHRLDTLRFEKLRELNQMAEASLEELIGFALAEAIELTFSSIGYLVFLNDDEIGISLYTWSKGVLEECRIKDKESLYYEEQKKGCKEAVRQRKAVIINEVQNLGYDKGKELADGHVNIIRYMHVPVFDGKKIVAVAGVGNKIENYDMSDVRQLNLLMDGMWKMIQRKRSEVALRESEQRYRLLTENASDNIWTLCLSDMRILYVSPSVENILGYTPEQIKELQFKDYMTEDSLNKMFMVVAEELKKEEQPGADPKRSRVIQLEQIKKDGSKIWTEITASFLRDEAGKAYGIIGVTRDINERRYMERQIQQSQKMEAIGTLAGGIAHDFNNILSSVLGFTELAKMMCDGNPELEKHLDKVFSAGIRARDLVKHILVFSREQDVHRDSILIVPLIKECLKFIRASVPRSIDIIQDLHASDCTVLADPTQIHQVIMNLCINAAHSMKGEDGLLEVCLKAVEIRNRDILHAKELKPGKYLKLTVSDSGCGIPKSDIGRIFEPFFTTKKRGDGTGMGLSIVHGIVKDMGGAISVYSELGKGTTFQLLFPVHRDKAMEKISLRPFLIKGTGRILLVDDEENIVISGRQILMKMGYEVVGLTDSLEALEVFKKEPHAFDLVLTDVTMPKMTGIELSKEIIKIRQDIPIVLCTGFSEGLTSSMVENIGIVDTVMKPMIAGELADVIHKALNRFTGFKTNNKNEQGRDHK